A genomic region of Rhizobium sp. NXC24 contains the following coding sequences:
- a CDS encoding peptide chain release factor 3: MAESLAEAVSRRRTFAIIAHPDAGKTTLTEKLLLFGGAIQLAGEVKAKKDRMQTRSDWMKIERERGISVVTSVMTFEYDGNVFNILDTPGHEDFADDTYRTLTAVDAAVMVIDAAKGIEPRTLKLFEVCRMRDIPIITFINKMDRESRDPFEILDEVEEKLALDTAPVTWPIGRSKTFCGSYHLADNTVRGSDTEVEAARVNGPQAVADRLPENERQAFIDETELAIEACRPFDRESFLEGHMTPVFFGSALRNFGVRDLINALGAFAPPPRDQVADIRTVQATDDKMTAFVFKIQANMDPNHRDRIAFARICSGKLERGMKARLSRTGKQLGLTAPQFFFASQRQLADTAYAGDVVGIPNHGTLRIGDTLTEGESLVFQGVPNFSPEILRRVRLEDAMKAKKLKEALQQMAEEGVVQLFSPEDGSPAIVGVVGALQLDVLKERLMAEYGLPVSFEMSRFSVCRWISADQTGDLDKFVTARRGDIARDLDGDPVFLAQDGFSLRYESERYPAIKMVAIKEYHAVKAA; the protein is encoded by the coding sequence ATGGCCGAAAGTCTCGCCGAGGCGGTCTCCCGCCGCCGCACATTCGCTATTATCGCCCACCCGGACGCGGGCAAGACGACGCTCACCGAAAAGCTGCTGCTGTTCGGCGGCGCCATTCAGCTTGCCGGTGAGGTCAAGGCAAAGAAGGATCGCATGCAGACGCGGTCCGACTGGATGAAGATCGAGCGCGAGCGCGGCATCTCGGTCGTGACCTCGGTCATGACCTTCGAGTATGACGGCAACGTCTTCAACATTCTCGATACGCCCGGTCACGAAGACTTCGCCGACGACACCTATCGCACGCTGACCGCGGTCGACGCCGCCGTCATGGTCATCGATGCTGCCAAGGGCATCGAGCCGCGGACGCTGAAGCTGTTCGAAGTCTGCCGCATGCGCGATATCCCGATCATTACCTTCATCAACAAGATGGACCGCGAAAGCCGCGACCCCTTCGAAATTCTCGATGAAGTGGAAGAGAAGCTGGCGCTGGACACCGCCCCGGTCACCTGGCCAATCGGCCGGTCGAAGACCTTCTGCGGCTCCTATCATCTGGCTGATAATACCGTCCGCGGCTCCGACACAGAAGTAGAGGCTGCCCGGGTCAATGGCCCGCAGGCCGTCGCCGACCGTCTACCGGAAAATGAACGGCAAGCCTTCATCGACGAGACCGAGCTTGCTATCGAAGCCTGCCGTCCCTTCGACCGGGAATCCTTCCTGGAAGGTCACATGACGCCGGTGTTCTTCGGCTCGGCTCTTCGCAATTTCGGTGTGCGCGATCTCATCAACGCGCTCGGCGCTTTCGCGCCGCCGCCGCGCGATCAGGTCGCCGATATCAGGACCGTGCAGGCGACTGACGACAAGATGACGGCCTTTGTCTTCAAGATCCAGGCGAACATGGACCCGAACCATCGCGACCGTATCGCGTTTGCGCGCATCTGCTCCGGCAAGCTGGAGCGTGGCATGAAGGCCCGGCTGTCGCGCACCGGCAAGCAGCTTGGTTTGACCGCACCGCAATTCTTCTTCGCCTCGCAGCGTCAGCTCGCCGATACCGCCTATGCCGGCGACGTCGTCGGCATTCCCAATCATGGTACGCTGCGCATTGGCGATACGCTGACGGAAGGCGAATCCCTCGTCTTCCAAGGCGTACCGAATTTCTCGCCGGAAATCTTGCGCCGCGTTCGTCTTGAAGACGCGATGAAGGCAAAGAAGCTGAAAGAAGCGCTGCAGCAGATGGCCGAAGAGGGCGTCGTGCAGCTCTTCTCGCCGGAAGATGGCTCGCCCGCTATCGTCGGCGTCGTCGGCGCACTGCAGCTCGACGTCTTGAAAGAGCGGCTGATGGCCGAATACGGCCTGCCGGTCTCCTTCGAAATGTCGCGCTTCTCCGTCTGCCGCTGGATTTCCGCCGATCAGACCGGCGATCTCGACAAGTTTGTCACCGCCCGCCGCGGCGATATCGCCCGCGACCTCGACGGCGATCCGGTCTTCCTCGCCCAGGACGGCTTTTCGCTGCGCTACGAATCTGAACGTTATCCGGCTATCAAGATGGTCGCCATCAAGGAATATCACGCCGTCAAGGCGGCGTGA
- a CDS encoding DMT family transporter, translating into MNEIRRGTAEMTAAMLISGTIGWFVLMSGQPVTGVVFWRCLFGALTLLVVCGAMGLLRPGILSLRTFAIAVAGGIAIVLNWLLLFAAYSHASISIATTVYNTQPFMLLGLGALFLGEKITLTKLFWLGLAFAGMAVIVEGKPAETAGIGSYAIGILLSLGAAFFYALAALAAKWLKGTPPHLIALIQVSTGILMLAPFADFSALPRDAGGWSILMTMGIVHTGLMYVLLYGAIQKLPTHLTGALSFIYPIAAIVVDRFAFGHVLGMAQIIGAVIILAAAAGMNLGWTITLPRPKSDDLSKEAAE; encoded by the coding sequence ATGAACGAGATAAGACGCGGAACAGCGGAAATGACAGCAGCAATGCTGATTTCAGGGACGATCGGCTGGTTCGTGCTGATGTCGGGGCAGCCTGTTACTGGCGTCGTCTTCTGGCGCTGCCTGTTTGGTGCACTCACGCTTCTTGTTGTCTGCGGAGCCATGGGTCTGTTGCGCCCCGGCATTCTCAGCCTCAGGACCTTTGCGATCGCCGTTGCCGGCGGTATCGCTATCGTCCTCAATTGGCTGCTGCTTTTCGCTGCCTATTCGCATGCCTCCATCTCGATCGCGACAACGGTCTACAATACGCAACCATTCATGCTGCTCGGCCTCGGCGCGCTGTTTCTCGGCGAAAAGATCACGCTCACCAAGCTTTTCTGGCTGGGTCTCGCCTTTGCCGGCATGGCTGTCATCGTCGAAGGCAAACCCGCGGAGACGGCGGGCATCGGCAGCTATGCCATCGGCATCCTGCTTTCGCTCGGCGCCGCTTTCTTCTATGCGTTGGCCGCTCTGGCCGCCAAATGGCTGAAGGGCACGCCGCCGCATTTGATCGCCCTGATCCAGGTTTCGACCGGCATTCTGATGCTTGCGCCCTTCGCCGATTTCTCGGCTCTGCCGCGGGACGCAGGCGGATGGTCCATTCTGATGACGATGGGCATCGTCCACACCGGCTTGATGTATGTGCTGCTCTACGGCGCGATCCAGAAGCTGCCGACGCATCTGACCGGCGCGCTGTCCTTCATTTATCCGATCGCCGCCATCGTGGTCGATCGCTTCGCCTTCGGGCATGTGCTCGGCATGGCGCAGATCATCGGCGCTGTGATCATTTTGGCCGCGGCGGCCGGCATGAACCTCGGCTGGACGATTACCTTGCCGCGTCCTAAAAGCGATGATCTTTCAAAGGAAGCCGCCGAATGA
- a CDS encoding molybdopterin-binding protein translates to MKISARNRLKGKIVDIIKGATTAHIRIDIGNGSIVTSSITNEAVDELGLTVGADAYAVIKASDVMVAVD, encoded by the coding sequence ATGAAAATCAGCGCACGTAACCGACTCAAAGGCAAGATCGTCGACATCATCAAGGGTGCCACGACGGCCCATATCCGCATCGATATCGGCAACGGCTCGATCGTCACCTCGTCGATCACCAATGAGGCAGTCGACGAATTGGGACTGACGGTCGGCGCCGATGCCTATGCGGTCATCAAGGCTTCGGATGTCATGGTGGCTGTCGACTGA
- the tsaA gene encoding tRNA (N6-threonylcarbamoyladenosine(37)-N6)-methyltransferase TrmO: MVRENEIRENEVAIEPPAATDAGLVFIGRISTPWTSRMETPRQGRHDGPLCRIEIFEPWVPALKGVETFERLEILYWLDRSRRDLVLQSPASNGKVHGTFSLRSPVRPNPIGTSIVKLEAVEGGILLVRGLDCLDGTPLLDLKPDRSLFKPIAPPQSGDFQTGDGETAHHCQKA, translated from the coding sequence ATGGTCCGCGAAAACGAAATTCGGGAAAACGAAGTGGCGATTGAGCCGCCGGCAGCGACAGATGCCGGTCTTGTCTTCATCGGCCGCATTTCGACACCGTGGACCTCTCGGATGGAGACGCCGCGTCAGGGGCGGCATGACGGGCCGCTCTGCCGCATCGAGATTTTCGAGCCCTGGGTGCCGGCGCTGAAGGGGGTGGAGACTTTCGAGCGGCTGGAAATCCTCTATTGGCTGGACCGCTCGCGGCGCGATCTCGTGCTGCAGAGTCCGGCCAGCAACGGCAAGGTGCACGGTACTTTCTCGCTGCGCTCGCCGGTGCGGCCAAATCCGATCGGCACCTCCATTGTCAAGCTGGAGGCGGTCGAAGGTGGCATCCTGCTTGTGCGCGGTCTCGATTGCCTGGATGGGACGCCGCTGCTCGACTTGAAGCCGGATCGGAGCTTGTTCAAACCCATCGCGCCGCCGCAATCTGGCGATTTCCAGACCGGCGACGGCGAGACAGCGCATCATTGTCAGAAGGCGTGA
- a CDS encoding cysteine hydrolase family protein — MSSALLLIDLQNAILSGLGSPERQPAIDAALEAVVARLAELKRKARAAGIPSFIVQHDGQGTHRLAKRGEGWQLRREIAPEAGDVVVHKTSCDSFFETDLEARLRAKRITHLVIGGCMTQFCVDTTARRAVSLGFDVTLLSDGHTTADMGKLTFEAIIAHHNMLLDGFDAGPHEIKLIPTAQIAF; from the coding sequence ATGTCGTCCGCATTGCTCCTGATCGACCTTCAGAATGCCATTTTGAGCGGCCTCGGCTCGCCAGAGCGCCAACCAGCGATCGACGCCGCTCTGGAGGCGGTCGTAGCCAGGCTTGCGGAATTGAAGCGAAAGGCCCGCGCCGCCGGAATTCCTTCCTTCATCGTCCAGCATGATGGCCAGGGAACGCATCGCCTGGCAAAGCGCGGCGAAGGCTGGCAGTTGCGCCGCGAAATCGCACCGGAAGCCGGCGATGTGGTCGTGCATAAAACGAGCTGCGATTCCTTCTTCGAGACCGATCTCGAGGCGCGCTTGCGCGCAAAGAGGATCACCCATCTCGTCATCGGCGGCTGCATGACGCAATTCTGCGTCGACACGACTGCACGACGCGCGGTTTCGCTCGGCTTCGATGTGACGCTGCTCTCGGACGGTCATACCACCGCCGATATGGGCAAGCTGACATTCGAGGCGATCATCGCTCATCATAATATGCTGCTGGACGGCTTCGATGCCGGCCCGCATGAGATCAAGCTTATCCCGACCGCCCAAATCGCCTTCTGA
- a CDS encoding YifB family Mg chelatase-like AAA ATPase: MVARVSTIAFQGIEGVPVEVQVMISPGKVLMHIVGLPDKAVAESRERVQAALHASGLSLPPKKVTVNLAPADLPKEGSHFDLPIALGLMAALGAIPADALAAYTVIGELNLDGTIAPVAGALPAAIAANAIGKGLICPSESGPEAAWAGADIDILAPRSLIALANHFRGTQVLSRPEPAIRANAANVPDLADIKGQESAKRALEVAAAGGHNLLFVGPPGSGKSMLASRLPSILPPLSTAELLEVSMIHSVAGQLSGGKLSDRRPYRTPHHSATMAALVGGGLRARPGEVSLAHHGVLFLDELPEFSPQALDALRQPLESGECVIARANHRVSYPASIQLVAAMNPCRCGMAGEPGHTCARGPRCVADYQGRISGPLLDRIDIRLDVPAVSAADLIRPTTAEKSADVALRVARARERQRERFEAAGMKGISTNARCSTSMIETIAEPDAAGLQLLRDAAEKMKFSARGYHRVLKVARTLADLDDKQTVGRIHLAEAISYRIAGERLTAAA, encoded by the coding sequence ATGGTAGCGCGCGTCAGCACGATTGCGTTTCAAGGCATTGAGGGCGTTCCTGTCGAAGTGCAGGTGATGATTTCCCCGGGCAAGGTGCTGATGCATATCGTCGGTCTGCCGGACAAGGCCGTGGCCGAAAGCCGCGAACGGGTGCAGGCAGCTCTTCATGCCTCTGGCCTGTCGCTGCCGCCGAAGAAGGTCACGGTCAATCTCGCACCCGCGGACCTGCCCAAGGAGGGCAGCCATTTCGATCTTCCGATCGCGCTTGGGCTGATGGCGGCGCTGGGCGCCATCCCGGCGGATGCGCTTGCGGCCTACACCGTCATCGGCGAGCTCAACCTCGATGGCACGATCGCGCCGGTCGCTGGCGCGCTGCCGGCCGCGATCGCCGCCAATGCCATCGGCAAGGGGCTGATATGCCCGTCCGAAAGCGGTCCTGAGGCCGCCTGGGCCGGCGCCGACATCGATATTCTCGCGCCGCGCAGCCTGATCGCGCTCGCCAATCATTTCCGCGGCACCCAGGTTCTGTCACGCCCCGAACCGGCGATCCGCGCCAATGCCGCCAACGTCCCCGATCTCGCCGATATCAAGGGCCAGGAAAGCGCCAAGCGGGCGCTGGAAGTGGCGGCGGCCGGGGGACATAATCTGCTTTTCGTCGGCCCGCCCGGCTCCGGCAAGTCGATGCTGGCCTCGCGCCTGCCATCCATTCTGCCGCCATTGTCGACGGCGGAGCTGCTGGAAGTGTCGATGATCCATTCCGTTGCCGGTCAGCTTTCGGGCGGAAAGCTCTCCGACCGCCGGCCCTATCGCACGCCGCATCACTCCGCCACCATGGCGGCGCTGGTCGGCGGCGGCTTGCGTGCCCGCCCGGGCGAGGTCTCGCTTGCCCATCACGGCGTCCTTTTTCTCGATGAATTGCCCGAGTTTTCGCCGCAGGCGCTGGACGCGCTGCGCCAGCCGCTGGAATCGGGCGAATGCGTCATCGCCAGGGCCAATCATCGCGTTTCCTATCCGGCGAGCATTCAATTGGTTGCAGCGATGAATCCCTGCCGTTGCGGCATGGCCGGCGAGCCGGGTCACACCTGCGCCCGCGGCCCGCGCTGCGTCGCGGATTATCAGGGCCGGATTTCCGGACCGCTGTTGGACCGCATCGATATCCGCCTCGACGTGCCCGCCGTCTCTGCGGCCGATCTCATCCGCCCGACGACGGCCGAAAAGAGCGCCGATGTCGCGCTTCGTGTCGCCCGTGCCCGCGAGCGGCAGCGCGAACGCTTCGAGGCTGCCGGGATGAAGGGAATTTCCACCAATGCCCGCTGCTCGACATCGATGATCGAAACGATCGCCGAGCCGGACGCCGCCGGCCTGCAATTGCTGCGCGACGCGGCCGAGAAGATGAAGTTTTCCGCCCGCGGCTATCATCGCGTACTGAAAGTGGCCCGCACGCTCGCCGATCTCGACGACAAGCAAACCGTCGGGCGCATCCACCTCGCAGAAGCCATTTCCTACCGCATTGCCGGCGAACGGCTGACCGCTGCGGCGTAA
- the dut gene encoding dUTP diphosphatase: protein MTIHTDTRPTLNLIRLAHGQGLDLPAYETKGAAGMDLRAAVEEGATLTLAPGKRALVPTGFIFEIPDGFEAQIRPRSGLAFKHGITCLNTPGTIDSDYRGEVKVLLINLGDEPFDITRGMRIAQMVIAPVTQARVAEIAHVSETTRGAGGFGSTGV from the coding sequence ATGACCATTCACACCGATACGCGCCCGACGCTGAACCTCATCCGCTTGGCCCATGGCCAAGGCCTCGATTTGCCCGCCTATGAGACCAAAGGCGCGGCCGGCATGGACCTGCGCGCGGCCGTCGAGGAAGGCGCGACGCTGACGCTCGCGCCCGGCAAACGGGCGCTGGTGCCGACCGGTTTCATCTTCGAGATTCCCGATGGTTTCGAAGCCCAGATCCGCCCCCGCTCCGGCCTCGCCTTCAAGCACGGCATAACCTGCCTCAACACGCCTGGCACGATCGACAGCGACTACCGCGGCGAAGTGAAGGTGCTGCTGATCAATCTTGGCGACGAGCCGTTCGACATCACCCGCGGCATGCGCATCGCGCAGATGGTGATCGCGCCGGTAACGCAGGCGCGTGTCGCGGAAATCGCCCACGTCAGCGAAACGACGCGCGGCGCCGGCGGCTTCGGCTCTACCGGCGTGTGA
- a CDS encoding LysE family translocator produces MTLAALLAYSGALFIAAAIPGPGITAIVARALGSGFRETFFMGLGLVLGDMIYLTAVILGLAFVAQTFTEIFIVIKIAGALYLGYIAWKLWTAGLLSTDVAAKKSMSAGMSFLSGLLVTLGNPKVMLFYVALVPTLIDIGSIGLREYATLLAATFIVLLVVLIPYMLLASRARTFLKRPKALQILNRVAASILAGTAAFIAARAA; encoded by the coding sequence ATGACGCTTGCAGCCCTGCTCGCCTATAGCGGCGCGCTTTTCATCGCCGCCGCGATTCCCGGGCCGGGCATCACCGCGATTGTTGCCCGCGCTCTCGGCTCCGGCTTCCGGGAGACCTTTTTCATGGGTCTCGGGCTCGTGCTCGGCGATATGATCTACCTGACAGCGGTCATTCTCGGCCTAGCCTTCGTGGCGCAGACCTTTACGGAGATCTTCATCGTCATCAAGATTGCCGGTGCGCTTTATCTCGGCTATATCGCCTGGAAGCTCTGGACCGCTGGGCTGCTCTCCACCGATGTCGCAGCGAAAAAATCGATGAGCGCCGGCATGTCCTTCCTCTCCGGTCTTCTGGTGACCCTTGGCAACCCGAAGGTCATGTTATTTTACGTGGCGCTCGTGCCAACCCTGATCGACATCGGCAGCATCGGGCTTCGCGAATATGCCACGCTGCTTGCGGCGACCTTCATCGTGCTGTTGGTGGTGCTGATCCCCTATATGCTGCTCGCTTCCCGGGCCCGCACCTTCCTTAAGAGGCCAAAAGCGCTGCAGATTTTGAACCGGGTCGCCGCCAGCATTCTCGCCGGCACGGCTGCCTTCATCGCTGCCCGCGCGGCCTGA
- a CDS encoding NIPSNAP family protein, with the protein MITCYLRYTIDPYKLAEFEHYAKLWIPLVNRLGGTHHGYFLPHEGANNIALALFSFPSLAAYEGYRQAMAEDAECRAAFAYAEETRCIVSYERSFMRPVF; encoded by the coding sequence ATGATCACCTGCTATCTTCGCTATACGATCGATCCTTACAAGCTTGCGGAATTCGAACATTACGCGAAACTCTGGATCCCGCTGGTCAACCGGCTCGGTGGCACGCATCACGGCTATTTCCTGCCGCACGAGGGCGCCAACAATATCGCACTGGCGCTCTTCAGCTTCCCGAGCCTTGCTGCCTACGAGGGCTACCGGCAGGCGATGGCCGAGGATGCCGAATGCCGCGCCGCCTTTGCCTATGCGGAGGAGACGCGTTGCATTGTCAGCTATGAACGCAGCTTCATGCGGCCCGTGTTCTGA
- the cysK gene encoding cysteine synthase A, translated as MSDTRKPGRGRVYASITDTIGDTPIVRLDKLAKEKGVKANLLAKLEFFNPIASVKDRIGVAMIESLEAQGKITPGKSVLIEPTSGNTGIALAFAAAAKGYRLILTMPETMSIERRKMLLLLGAELVLTEGPKGMKGAIAKAEELASTLPDAIIPQQFENPANPEIHRKTTAEEIWNDTDGQVDILVSGIGTGGTITGVGQVLKARNSNIKVIAVEPADSPILSGGNPGPHKIQGIGAGFAPKILDTHIYDEVVTVTNDEAFQHARHIAKLEGVPVGISSGAALAAAIKIGQRPENEGKNIVIIIPSFAERYLSTALFEGLGG; from the coding sequence ATGTCCGACACCCGCAAACCAGGCCGCGGCCGCGTCTATGCCTCGATCACCGACACCATCGGTGACACGCCGATCGTGCGTCTCGACAAGCTGGCCAAGGAGAAGGGCGTCAAGGCCAATTTGCTGGCGAAGCTCGAGTTCTTCAACCCGATCGCTTCCGTCAAGGACCGTATCGGCGTTGCCATGATCGAGAGCCTTGAAGCACAGGGCAAGATCACCCCCGGCAAAAGCGTGCTGATCGAGCCGACCTCCGGCAATACAGGCATAGCACTCGCTTTCGCCGCCGCCGCTAAGGGCTACCGGCTGATCCTCACCATGCCGGAGACGATGTCGATCGAGCGCCGCAAGATGCTGCTGCTGCTCGGTGCCGAGCTGGTGCTGACCGAGGGTCCGAAGGGCATGAAGGGCGCGATCGCCAAGGCCGAGGAACTGGCATCGACGCTGCCCGACGCGATCATCCCGCAGCAGTTCGAAAACCCGGCCAACCCGGAAATCCACCGCAAGACGACAGCAGAGGAAATCTGGAACGATACGGACGGCCAAGTCGATATCCTCGTGTCCGGCATCGGTACCGGTGGCACGATCACCGGCGTCGGCCAGGTGTTGAAAGCCCGCAATTCGAATATCAAGGTCATCGCCGTCGAGCCGGCTGACTCGCCTATCCTCTCCGGCGGCAATCCGGGTCCCCACAAGATCCAGGGCATCGGCGCCGGCTTCGCCCCGAAGATTCTCGATACGCATATCTATGACGAAGTCGTCACCGTCACCAATGACGAAGCTTTCCAGCATGCACGCCACATCGCCAAGCTCGAAGGCGTGCCAGTCGGCATCTCCTCCGGTGCGGCCCTGGCGGCTGCAATTAAGATCGGCCAGCGTCCCGAAAACGAAGGCAAGAATATCGTCATCATCATCCCCTCCTTCGCCGAGCGCTATCTCTCGACGGCGCTGTTCGAAGGGCTGGGCGGCTGA
- the betC gene encoding choline-sulfatase — MARPNILILMVDQLNGTLFPDGPADFLHAPVLKALAKRSVRFANSYTASPLCAPARASFMSGQLPSRTRVYDNAAEFASDIPTFAHHLRAAGYQTALSGKMHFVGPDQMHGFEERLTTDIYPADFGWTPDYTKPGERIDWWYHNLGSVTGAGVAEITNQMEYDDEVAYHATRKLLDLSRGHDERPWCLTVSFTHPHDPYVARCRFWDLYEDCLALDPDVAEIPFDRQDPHSQRLMKASDHTAFDITPEQIRRARRGYFANISYVDEKIGEILDALERGRMADNTIVLFVSDHGDMLGERGLWFKMNFFEGSARVPLMIAAPGWNARRIDQPVSTLDVTPTLAGLAGLDIASLKQWTDGEDLAPLVHGTGSRGPVPMEYAAEGSEAPLVCLRDGRYKLALCDKDPPLLFDLDADPKELINLADDPARAEILARLTAQAKQRWNLSTFDAAVRESQARRWVVYAALRNGAYYPWDYQPLQKASERYMRNHMDLNVLEENQRFPRGE; from the coding sequence ATGGCGCGCCCGAACATCCTTATCCTCATGGTCGATCAGTTGAACGGAACATTGTTTCCCGATGGCCCCGCCGATTTTCTCCATGCACCCGTGCTGAAGGCACTGGCGAAACGCTCCGTGCGCTTCGCCAACAGCTATACGGCAAGCCCGCTCTGCGCGCCGGCGCGGGCGTCCTTCATGTCGGGGCAATTGCCGAGCCGCACCCGCGTCTATGACAATGCCGCCGAGTTTGCCTCCGATATCCCGACCTTCGCACACCATCTGCGGGCAGCGGGCTACCAGACGGCGCTCTCCGGCAAGATGCACTTCGTCGGGCCGGACCAGATGCACGGCTTCGAGGAGCGGCTCACGACCGATATCTATCCCGCCGATTTCGGCTGGACGCCCGACTATACGAAACCGGGCGAGCGCATCGACTGGTGGTATCACAATCTCGGTTCGGTGACCGGGGCCGGCGTCGCCGAGATTACCAACCAGATGGAATATGACGACGAGGTCGCCTATCACGCGACGCGCAAACTGCTCGACCTGTCGCGCGGCCATGATGAAAGGCCGTGGTGCCTGACCGTCAGCTTCACCCATCCGCATGACCCCTACGTCGCCCGCTGCCGCTTCTGGGATCTTTATGAAGACTGCCTGGCACTTGACCCGGACGTTGCGGAAATTCCCTTCGACAGGCAGGACCCGCATTCGCAACGGCTGATGAAGGCGAGCGATCATACCGCCTTCGACATCACACCCGAACAGATTCGCCGGGCGCGCCGCGGCTATTTTGCCAATATTTCCTATGTCGATGAGAAGATCGGCGAAATCCTCGACGCGCTGGAGCGCGGCCGCATGGCCGACAACACCATCGTGCTCTTCGTTTCCGACCATGGTGATATGCTCGGCGAACGCGGGCTGTGGTTCAAGATGAACTTCTTCGAAGGCTCGGCGCGTGTGCCGCTGATGATCGCGGCGCCCGGCTGGAATGCCCGGCGCATCGACCAGCCGGTGTCGACGCTCGACGTGACACCGACGCTTGCCGGCCTTGCCGGGCTCGATATCGCCTCGCTGAAGCAATGGACGGATGGGGAAGACCTTGCTCCCCTCGTTCATGGCACCGGAAGCCGTGGCCCGGTGCCAATGGAATATGCGGCGGAAGGATCGGAAGCGCCGCTCGTCTGCTTGCGCGACGGCCGCTACAAGTTGGCGCTCTGCGACAAGGACCCGCCCCTGCTTTTCGATCTCGACGCCGATCCCAAAGAACTGATCAATCTTGCCGACGATCCGGCGCGCGCCGAAATCCTGGCGCGGCTGACGGCGCAAGCGAAACAGCGCTGGAATCTTTCCACCTTCGACGCCGCCGTGCGCGAAAGCCAGGCGCGGCGATGGGTGGTCTATGCGGCCCTGCGCAACGGTGCCTATTATCCCTGGGACTACCAGCCGCTGCAGAAGGCATCCGAGCGCTATATGCGCAACCATATGGATCTGAACGTCTTGGAGGAGAACCAGCGTTTTCCACGGGGCGAGTAA
- a CDS encoding LysE family translocator yields MPHLASIITFALIAAGMVLTPGPNMIYLVSRSISQGPGAGLISLGGVALGFVFYMLSAALGITAFLFAVPFAYDALRLAGAAYLAWLAWNALRPGGRSAFQVRDLPKDGPRKLFGMGLVTSLLNPKVAVLYLSLLPQFIDPTIGSVFNQSVIFGFTHIAVSVTLNSIIALTAGSVALFFSSRPSFMLVQRWLMGTVLAGLAMRMAFEAQR; encoded by the coding sequence ATGCCGCATCTCGCCAGTATCATCACCTTTGCCCTGATCGCTGCCGGAATGGTGCTGACGCCCGGGCCGAACATGATTTATCTGGTGTCGCGATCGATCTCGCAGGGGCCGGGGGCCGGGCTGATCTCGCTCGGCGGTGTGGCGCTCGGTTTCGTCTTCTACATGCTTTCGGCCGCGCTCGGCATCACGGCCTTCTTGTTCGCCGTGCCCTTTGCCTATGACGCGCTGCGTCTTGCCGGTGCCGCCTATCTCGCTTGGCTTGCTTGGAATGCGCTGAGGCCGGGCGGCCGTTCGGCCTTCCAGGTCCGCGATCTCCCGAAGGATGGACCGCGCAAACTCTTCGGCATGGGCCTGGTGACCAGCCTGCTGAACCCGAAGGTCGCGGTCCTTTATCTCTCGCTGTTGCCGCAGTTTATCGATCCCACGATCGGCAGCGTCTTCAACCAATCCGTCATTTTCGGCTTTACCCACATTGCCGTCAGCGTGACGCTCAACTCCATCATCGCGCTGACGGCCGGCTCCGTCGCGCTGTTCTTCTCAAGCCGTCCGTCCTTCATGCTGGTGCAGCGCTGGCTGATGGGCACGGTCTTGGCCGGGCTCGCCATGCGCATGGCCTTCGAGGCGCAGCGCTGA
- a CDS encoding Lrp/AsnC family transcriptional regulator gives MGAPNAAIELDAIDQRMLEALARNARISLKELAEVAGLSSPSAAERLRRLEERGVIAAFTVDIAPEVIGYPLQAIVRIRPLPGQLHVVERIIQETPEFIECDKVTGDDCFIGRLVVRSMGELDGILDKIAERAETNTSMIKATPVKRRLPPLSR, from the coding sequence ATGGGTGCGCCTAATGCTGCCATAGAGCTCGACGCGATCGACCAGCGTATGCTGGAGGCCCTGGCCCGCAATGCCCGGATTTCGTTGAAGGAGCTGGCTGAAGTCGCTGGATTATCCTCGCCAAGCGCTGCCGAGCGGCTGCGCCGGCTGGAGGAGCGCGGTGTCATCGCGGCCTTCACCGTGGATATCGCGCCGGAGGTGATCGGCTATCCCCTGCAGGCGATCGTGCGCATCCGGCCGCTGCCCGGTCAATTGCATGTGGTCGAGCGTATCATCCAGGAGACACCGGAATTCATCGAATGCGACAAGGTCACCGGCGACGACTGCTTCATCGGCCGCCTTGTGGTGCGCTCGATGGGCGAACTGGACGGCATCCTGGACAAGATCGCCGAGCGCGCCGAGACGAACACGTCGATGATCAAGGCGACCCCGGTCAAACGGCGCCTGCCGCCGCTCTCCCGCTAA